Proteins encoded within one genomic window of Mya arenaria isolate MELC-2E11 chromosome 13, ASM2691426v1:
- the LOC128215571 gene encoding uncharacterized protein LOC128215571, with product MENLGCDKMDVLKVTYDITDLPELKYFSKRIQEIIINCQKMKAKIERHTKAIVSKSEKIFGNISIMIFNKDDSRESRLSVKEVISLVNDVTPRQQKMHEDKLSRQDSTLESGEIRVDFVAEGCLQKYNQCDHSCHRSFLLSSSGKYAVVDGKAAVVDMKEIERVLVTDIYNKVVEVAEHVMFESLQGVLQALQNRCMPNKKRANYGNPSQRNVYCISSEDQEIVLELIAEARHVFKSSCLSGQKMWGILDEETDVIVQLDEKTARKILESNKYVYGCGLKGNQLQIDIDERALKDVDNDEERHRKILKRLLRKHGISNYTTNYGFFKLEPFTCTIGSKISCGQGSRQFRRTLGGFAEKGRKLYALTARHFLIEDKVHLIIEMNNTEISQPLGQVEQGRVENKGELDIAAVLIHPNITIPEDDKMLKDSEGTIRQSILFPFQEKIPEIINELTHQAVHIWGSESKPGLGKITIPEYFVNGLQNKLVVVEDKLFSGEDDRFGKKGDSGSIICSDDIAGQHVNVYCMLMGSDNNAAVHRDTRERRRYLTFRMEAGILQLNQELGGRFKLC from the exons ATGGAAAATTTGGGATGTGACAAGATGGATGTGCTTAAAGTAACATATGATATCACAGATTTACCAGAACTTAAATACTTCTCTAAAAGGattcaagaaataataattaactgCCAGAAAATGAAAGCAAAGATTGAACGACATACAAAAGCCATTGTGTCCAAATCCGAAAAAATCTTTGGTAACATTAgcattatgatttttaataaagatGATTCGAGGGAAAGTCGATTATCTGTCAAAGAAGTAATTTCTCTCGTCAATGATGTGACTCCGCGTCAACAGAAAATGCATGAAGATAAACTTTCGAGGCAAGATTCAACTCTTGAAAGCGGTGAAATAAGGGTAGATTTTGTTGCTGAAGGgtgtttacaaaaatacaatcaatGTGATCACAGTTGTCACAGGTCTTTCCTGTTATCGTCTAGCGGCAAGTATGCCGTTGTTGACGGTAAAGCAGCAGTCGTAGATATGAAGGAGATCGAAAGAGTGCTTGTCACCGACATTTACAATAAGGTTGTAGAAGTTGCAGAACACGTTATGTTTGAATCTCTTCAAGGCGTTTTACAGGCTCTTCAGAACAGGTGCATGCCGAACAAGAAACGTGCCAACTACG GAAATCCGTCGCAACGAAATGTATACTGCATCTCATCGGAAGACCAGGAAATTGTTCTTGAATTGATAGCAGAGGCTCGCCATGTTTTCAAAAGCAGCTGTCTATCGGGCCAAAAGATGTGGGGTATTCTTGATGAAGAAACTGATGTTATTGTCCAGCTTGATGAGAAG ACGGCGCGTAAAATATTGGAATCAAACAAGTACGTATATGGATGCGGTCTGAAAGGAAATCAACTCCAAATCGATATAGACGAACGCGCCCTGAAAGACGTTGACAATGACGAAGAAAGACACAGGAAAATACTTAAACGACTGTTACGAAAGCATGGCATTTCAAACTACACGACTAACTATGGTTTCTTCAAATTAGAACCTTTCACATGTACAATCGGGAGTAAAATCAGCTGTGGTCAGGGAAGCCGCCAATTCAGAAGAACTCTAGGCGGATTTGCTGAGAAAGGACGGAAACTGTATGCACTCACTGCACGACATTTCTTAATCGAGGACAAAGTCCATCTGATAATAGAAATGAATAACACCGAAATATCGCAACCCCTAGGACAAGTGGAGCAAGGTCGAGTGGAGAACAAAGGAGAGCTTGATATAGCTGCTGTTCTTATTCATCCGAACATAACGATTCCAGAAGATGATAAGATGTTAAAAGATAGTGAAGGAACAATAAGGCAAAGcattttgtttccatttcaagaaaaaatccCAGAAATTATAAACGAATTAACTCATCAAGCGGTACACATCTGGGGCTCCGAATCTAAACCTGGACTAGGAAAGATTACCATTCCAGAGTATTTCGTGAATGGACTTCAGAACAAACTCGTTGTTGTCGAGGATAAATTATTTTCGGGAGAAGATGATCGCTTTGGTAAAAAGGGCGACAGTGGTTCAATTATTTGCTCTGATGATATAGCCGGACAACATGTTAACGTGTATTGCATGTTGATGGGATCCGACAACAACGCAGCTGTACACAGAGACACACGGGAACGCCGTAGATACTTGACATTTAGGATGGAAGCAGGTATCCTTCAACTGAACCAAGAACTCGGAGGACGATTTAAGCTATGCTAA